In Candidatus Bathyarchaeia archaeon, the genomic window GAATTGACCTATTCAAAGATAAAGTATAAAAAGAGCCCGCACATCACTATTGGTGGGGATATGATTTGGCGAAGGAGAAAATTCTGGAGTTGCTGAACCACGCGCTGGAGTTGGAGCACGCAGCCTTTGTCCAATACTTAAGTCACGCCGAGATCGTGGACGGGATCAACGCGGAGCCCATAATAGGGAGGCTGAAGGAGATCGCCGATGACGAAAGGAAGCACCAGGAGAAGTTCAGGACCCTCATCGGCCTCCTCGGGGGGGTGCCGAGCATGGGGATTGCCGAAACGCACCCGGCGAAGAGCTTGGACGAGATCCTCAGGGTGAACCTGAAGGATGAGAAGGTGGCCGTGGACACTTATAGAAAGATCCTCGAGGAGCTATCAAAGGACAGAGGGCGGGGATATTACGACTTCTTACTCGAACACGAAGTGAGGCATATACTGATGGAAGAGCAGGAGCACATAACGGAGCTTGAGCTCTTGCTTGGGATACAGGGGAGTAGCTACTGAAGATCCCCCGCCCTTTCCCCTTTTCTTTTAGGAATCCCGCCCCAAGGCTTAACTACCGCTCTATTTCCTAACTAGGGCATCCTCACTATGCCTCTTGAAGATCTCATCGGCCAACCTATCCAAGGCCTTGAAATCCGCCTCCTTTGGATGCCCCCTTACGACGACCGGCTCGAGGATCTCCACCTTCAAATTAGTAAGCATGCCCTTCAAATATTCAACAGCCCTCTCCCCCCAGCCATAGGATCCGATAATGGAGGCGTACCTCAGCTTCGGTCTGAGCGAGTTCGCCAAATAGGCGGCGTATATGGCGCTTGGATGTGGCCCAGCTAGGACCGTTGGGGATCCGATCACTATCGTGGCGGCATCGACCAAGGCCATCGCAAGCTCCCCAACATCTGTCCTCGTCAGGTTGAAGGGTTTCGCAGCTATGCCCCTTTTCATGAGGGCGTCGATGAAGTGAGCGATCATCTTGCCCGTGCTGCCGTGCATGGAAACGTATGGTATGACGACCTCGTTCTTCACCTCATCGGAAACCCAATCCCAATAGGCCTTCAGGATGAAATCCGGTCTATTGTAGATCGGGCCGTGGCTCGTTGCTATTATCTCGAGCCTCAAGTCCCTTATCTTCTCCAAATGCCTCCTTATCATCGCCCTGAACGGCATCATTATCTCCGCATAATAGCGCTTTGCGGCTTCGTAAACCCTAGCCTCCTCAATGGCATATAGATCCGAGGTGGCTAGGTGGGAGCCGAATAGGTCGCAAGTGAACAATATGCCCTCCTCCAACAAGTATGTCAGCATGGTTTCTGGCCAATGGACCCATGGGGCATGGATGAACCTGAGGGTCCTATCCCCAAGCGAAACCTCTTCTCCATCCTCAACCGTTATGAATCTGTCCTCCGGTATGAGGAGGAGATGCATGAGCATATCCTTACATTTCGGATTCGTAACGACCTTCGCGCTCGGGAAGGCCCTAAGGACGTCTGGTATGGCTCCGGAGTGATCCTGCTCGGCGTGGTTAGAGATTACATAATCGATCTTCTTAACCCCAAGCCCCTCGAGATTATCGATGAGCTCGTGGACCTTCGTTGGATCGACGGCGTCTATCAACGCCGTCCTCTCGCTGCCAATCACCAAGTAAGCATTGTAGCTGGTGCCATCTGGCAAGGGTATGAGCTCATCGAAGAGCCTCCTGTCCCAATGGATCGCGCCGACCGAGTAGATGCCCTTTCTTAATTCCCTAGCGACCATATCAATCCAACCTTTCGAACGAATCCTTCCCCGCCCCGCAGAGCGGGCAAACCCAATCTTCCGGCAAATCTTCGAACGGAGTTCCGGGAATCACCCCGGATTCAGGATCTCCCTTCTCGGGATCGTAAATATATCCACAAATCGTGCACCTATATCTCTCCACCAGCCCTCACCGATCCCATATCCTTATTTCATAGTTATAAATCTATCTGAGCTCCCACGGCGATATGGGATCACGGCTCGCCAATGAAGCGACGAGCCTTCGATCGATATCAGATCTAGGGGATTGGCCGTGACTAATGATGCCCTGTCCATTCCGTAACAATGTTGCACAAGCTTATTATATGGGCCCAGATTTGGAAAACGGGAGGCGAGCGATTTGGCCAGACCAATGGCCCTCTTCTGGGTGTGGAGGGGCATACTCGGTACGGCATTGATAGTGGCCGTGGTATATCTCATCTTCAAACTCTCGCAACTTGTGGATGCGTATAGGACCAAGATTAAATCTTGAGTTCGGAATAAGCCTTACGTTACCGTAAGCCCATGCATATTGGTAGGGGCATAGGGGAGGCGCAGCCCGCAGGCGTGTGAGAATGGCCTCGAGAAAAAGATTATTATCGCCATCGGCCCTTTTCAAAAGGGGATCCATCGATATGCATGGCTCCCAGCGACCATTCCTCCAATGCGCTGGAGCAATCCTGTTGCTGGGCGCTACTGCGCTCGCCATCGGCCTTCCCCTGATGGGTGGCAAGAACCCGATGGGTCCCTTTTCGATGGCCGTACCGGCGTTGGCGTTGGCGATCGCGATCTACGGCGCCCTTGCGGGATCCTCCTCGGGCGATTACGCGATGGCCTTCGCCTCGGCGCTCGGATTGGCCTCCTTGATAGGCGGGCCGACGGGATCGGAGCTGATAGCCCTCCTCGCCGCCCTCCGCCCATCCCCGTTCCTGATGCCCCTCCTCCTATACTCCCTCGCCCTTTTGGCATCGTTGGCCGCGCTGAGGCCAGCGGCGCCGATCCTCGAGCGCCCTGAAGTCCAATCGCCCGTGAGGGTGGATCTCGCCGTCAAGGTAGTCGACCTAACCAAAGTATATAGGACGGGCTTGGTCGAGGTGTCGGCCCTCCGCGGCGTGAACTTGGAGGTCAAAAGGGGGGAATTTGTATGCATAGTGGGGCCCTCGGGATGCGGGAAATCCACCTTGCTCAACCTGCTCGGGGCGCTCGATAAACCCTCCGGGGGGAAGATATACATAGACGGCATTGACATTTCCCGGATGAGCGATGGGGAGCTCGCGAAATTCAGGAACGAGAAGATAGGGTTCGTCTTTCAAGCCTATAACCTCGTTTCGAGGGCCAAGGTCCTTCAGAACGTTGAGCTCCCCTCCATAGTGAAGGGGTTGCCGAGGTCGGAGAGGGCTAGGAAGGCTAAGGAGTTGCTGGAGGCGATGGGGATAGGGTCCAAGCTTCACCAGAAGCCGACGGCCCTGAGCGGTGGGGAGCAGCAGAGGGTCGCTATAGCGAGGGCCTTAATGAACGACCCAACGTTCATATTGGCCGATGAGCCGACCGGGAACTTGGATTCGAAGACTGGAAGGGAGGTGTGGGAGATGTTGAGGAAGGCGAATAGGGAGAGAAACGCCACCATAATAGTCGTCACCCACAACTTGGAGCTTGCGAGGGAGTCTGATAGGATAGTATATTTAAGGGATGGCCTCGTCGAGAGGGAAGAGGTCTTGACCGGTGGGAGAAGATGAAGTCCCTCAAGCTCATACTCATGATCCTTCTCTTGGCTCCCTTAGCGACATCGCCCCCTTGCTCGGCCGCTGTGCTCAGGCTGGAGGTTTCGGCCTCGAGGAACTTCGTGGTCGCGGGTTTCAACGAATCGCTTTGGATAAAGATATCCAACAACTACGAGGATCTATACGATCTAACGATGACCTTGAGCGTTCCCTCCCCGCTCGTCGTCATCGGGCCCAGCAATTGGAGGATGGAGTCCCTCAGGAAGGGCTCTTCAGAATCCTTGCCGATCACCATATATGCGCCGTCGGGCTCGGTTGGGAGCACTTACCCATGCTCGCTCACCATAAGCTACAAGAGGTTGGGATATGTATCCTATTACACCGAGACCTATGCTTTCAACCTCTTCGTCCGCGGCTGGATAAGGATGGTCGTATATGGCCTATCGCTCGATCCCAAGCCCGCCTTCCCGGGGGCTAGGTTAGCGCTGGCCGGCACGGTCCTTAACCAAGGCAATACGGCGGCCATGTACGCCAACGTAAGCGTCATCGCGCGCCAGCCGTTTGAGCCCTTGGACGAGAGCGCGAGCTACTTGGGCCAAATAGATCCGAACTCGCCCGCCCCCTTCACCCTCTACGTAAGGGTCAGGGAGAGGGCCCAAAACGGCACATATCCCCTGACGATCGTATTGACCTACTTGGACGATCTATCCGAGAGGCATTCCATATCGATCCAAGTGGAGGTTCCCATATCCCAAGTCCCGCAGGTCCGCGGCGGGACATCGAGCGGACCCTTATCCCTACAATGGAACTTCGCGCTCGCGGTATCGATCTTGGTGGCGGTCGCGATCACCATCCTTTATGTTAGAAGAAAGCGCGGGGCTCGGCGATCTTCATGAACGGATTCGAATTGATCAATCTGGCCTTCGAGGCGATAAAGGAGCGGAAGCTCAGGTCGGGCCTGACGATCCTGATGGTGCTCGTCGGCTCCGCCTTGATGACGACCCTCAACGGAATGAATGCGGGTACCACCGCTTACGTCAACGAGCAGTTCAGCAAGTTCGCCGCGAACGTCCTGATCGTTAACCCCTCGCCGTTCCGGGGCCCCGGGGGAGGGGGTGGGACCGGCATAACCTTCAACGATCAAACGGTTAATACGATAAAGTCGTTATCGGGCGTCAAGGAGGTCGTCCCATTCTTCTCGGACTCGGTGGAGATAAGCGCTGGGGGGAGGAGCAGGCGCATCAACCTGATCGGCATAGATCAATCGAAGATCTCAAGCGTATATCCGGGCCTCCAGCTCGATGAGGGATCCTTCCTTAGCAAGCACGATTCGACCGGGATCGTCTTGGGCTATGAGGTCGCCCATCCGCCGGCCCTCTCGGGACCATTCGCCACCTTCGGGCAGAGCGTCGTCGTGAAACATCTTAGGGTGGAAAGCTCCGGGAACATACAAAAGACCGTGGCCGAGAGCAGGGGGTTCCAAGTGAAGGGGATATTGGCCGCTTATGGGATGCAAACGGACAGGGCGGCCTATATCTCATTATCAGCCGCCAACTCCCTATTCAAGAGATCCGGGAAGTATGATGGATTGTATGTAGTGACGGCGGATCCATCAATAAATGCGGAAGTTGAGAAAAGGATCAGGGATAAATATGGGGGCAATATAGGCGTGATATCGCCTAGGGCCATAGCGCAGAACATCCAATCGCTCCTCGCGGGCATCTCGACCTATATACAGAGCATCGCCGTGGTTTCGCTCGTGGTGGGGGCCGTGGGCATAGTGACGACCCTTTATACATCCGTGACGGAGCGGATCAAGGAGATAGGGCTCCTGAAGGCCTTGGGCTTCAACAACCCCTCCATATTGATGCTCTTCTTGGACGAGGCCATAATAATAGGCCTGATAGGGGGCACGATCGGGATCGTGGTCGGGATCCTCCTTGCTAACCTCGGGCTCGGGGCCATGCCCATGTTCAGGTTCGGCGGGGCCGCCGCTGGCATGAAGCCCATATTCTATCCCCAAGACTTGGCCTCCGTATGGGGCCTCTCCATACTCCTGTCCATCGCCGCTGGGCTTTATCCGGCGTGGAGGGCCTCCAAGCTGGAGCCCGTCGTGGCCCTGAGAAAGGAGTGAGCGGCTCCCGGGGGCGGGAAGCGGGGGCGCTTGAACAGCAGCCATGGAGGTGCGAGGCCATGGCCCGGGGGTGGATGGCGGCGATCGCCATGCTTCTCCTCCTATCCCCATCCGCCCCATTGGCGCTGGCCTCGGGGGAAACGGCCCATGTATCTCCCGGCCGCTACTCCCTATTCCTGGGCGATTCACCAGCCCTAGTGCGCCTCAGCTATCCAAACAGTTCGATCCTCGTAGGCGCCAATGGGGACCTCCTCTTCGAGCTGACCCTAAATGGCAATTATAGCTCCATCGATGTTTACGTCCCACCGGAGTTCAGGGGGCTGGATCAAGGCGATACCTCGAACGTTTGGACGAACGCCACTAACGACTATAATTTGATATCCATAAGGATTATGGATTCTTGGGATGTAAGGGCGCCGGGCTGGTGGAGGGTCAGGGTGTCAAACGTCACCTCCCCAAAAAGTGAACGCGAAGAATATGGGCTGGCCCTGAGGCTCTTCAACCTGACCGCGCCATCGGTGGCTGGCAGGTACTTCTTCAAAGTCTTCTTGAACGAAACGATATCGATAGGGGCCAAGAATTTCCCGACGGTCGTCGTGGAGGCCGATATAAACCCGGCTTATATATCGGGCACGGTGCGCTATGGTGGGCCTGATCCAAAGCGCTATGGGGAGCCCTTGGACAAGCCCGGAAAGGTCCTAGCGAGAGGCTTGACCCCGGACGGGAGGAGGGTCGAGGCCGTTGCATACTTCAACGAAACAGCGAAGGGGGCTTATACGCTCTACGGCTTGGCCGAGGGCACATACAACCTTACGTTCTCCGCCAGCGGTTTCCCCCCCGTAACCTTGGATCGGCCCATATCGGTTCATAGGGGCCAATCGCTGGAGGGCATCGATGCCTACATAGGCGAGGGCCTAATCGCGAACATAACGGTCTGGTCTAAATGCCGCGGGAGGCCAATACCTTGGGGTGATAAATTGCCGATCGCCGCGGAACTCCTTGATATGTCATTTAGGTCCGTGGCTAGCACATCATTTCCGGGGGTGCCCTCCCACCTCCATTACACGGATGATCATTCCTATACCTATACGCTCTCGTTAAACGCTACCGAGTACACGGGCCATGTGCCCCAAGACAACGCCGCTTATGTTTCTGGAATCCCACCGGGAGATTATTACGTAAGGGCATATGTATGGGGCTATATACAGACAAGGGATTACGTGATAAGCGCTCATAATGGGACCTCGTGCATCAACCTCGAGATGGATCTCCATAGGAGCGGTCGGTTGAATATAATGCTGAACTTCAAGGACCTCCCAGGGGCAAGGGCCGTTTCGAAGTTAACCGAGCGCACTTGGATCAGGGTAAGGGCTTACGATTCTAGGGGCAAGCTCTCGGCATTGGAAT contains:
- a CDS encoding rubredoxin translates to MERYRCTICGYIYDPEKGDPESGVIPGTPFEDLPEDWVCPLCGAGKDSFERLD
- a CDS encoding FprA family A-type flavoprotein — protein: MVARELRKGIYSVGAIHWDRRLFDELIPLPDGTSYNAYLVIGSERTALIDAVDPTKVHELIDNLEGLGVKKIDYVISNHAEQDHSGAIPDVLRAFPSAKVVTNPKCKDMLMHLLLIPEDRFITVEDGEEVSLGDRTLRFIHAPWVHWPETMLTYLLEEGILFTCDLFGSHLATSDLYAIEEARVYEAAKRYYAEIMMPFRAMIRRHLEKIRDLRLEIIATSHGPIYNRPDFILKAYWDWVSDEVKNEVVIPYVSMHGSTGKMIAHFIDALMKRGIAAKPFNLTRTDVGELAMALVDAATIVIGSPTVLAGPHPSAIYAAYLANSLRPKLRYASIIGSYGWGERAVEYLKGMLTNLKVEILEPVVVRGHPKEADFKALDRLADEIFKRHSEDALVRK
- a CDS encoding carboxypeptidase-like regulatory domain-containing protein; the protein is MARGWMAAIAMLLLLSPSAPLALASGETAHVSPGRYSLFLGDSPALVRLSYPNSSILVGANGDLLFELTLNGNYSSIDVYVPPEFRGLDQGDTSNVWTNATNDYNLISIRIMDSWDVRAPGWWRVRVSNVTSPKSEREEYGLALRLFNLTAPSVAGRYFFKVFLNETISIGAKNFPTVVVEADINPAYISGTVRYGGPDPKRYGEPLDKPGKVLARGLTPDGRRVEAVAYFNETAKGAYTLYGLAEGTYNLTFSASGFPPVTLDRPISVHRGQSLEGIDAYIGEGLIANITVWSKCRGRPIPWGDKLPIAAELLDMSFRSVASTSFPGVPSHLHYTDDHSYTYTLSLNATEYTGHVPQDNAAYVSGIPPGDYYVRAYVWGYIQTRDYVISAHNGTSCINLEMDLHRSGRLNIMLNFKDLPGARAVSKLTERTWIRVRAYDSRGKLSALEFSRANPGDSQALIELRGLRNYRGAFDYGLPPGDYWIEVEAGGFLQLKPLIATVGPECSLTEVSLEMVKGGRLNITITSMDWERPRVPRPWAHPGSRINVEVINRLGEVVAILNATQPASDSAIHLEYGGLYTGLEPGDYMLMAYTVGYIQRAPVFVSVYLNSTSHVEIDLEKGVDIDLTVILKKEGIPIPRKIFGNPSIRVEVYDRMGNIMGANISMIYKEWNLTTRISGFKNYAGNPAVRWANFYDATDGYPQKDWGLPPGEYSIRVLIPGYEQTLKAEFEARGPGSVLVIVSLEKLGRVSGMVFGFDFLGRPRPISWAGISAHRTEAFTCSLDGRFELWLPKGDYAIGVAAEGYGSKSIGLRVEWASETYLEFFLGEGRSFPR
- a CDS encoding ferritin-like domain-containing protein gives rise to the protein MAKEKILELLNHALELEHAAFVQYLSHAEIVDGINAEPIIGRLKEIADDERKHQEKFRTLIGLLGGVPSMGIAETHPAKSLDEILRVNLKDEKVAVDTYRKILEELSKDRGRGYYDFLLEHEVRHILMEEQEHITELELLLGIQGSSY
- a CDS encoding FtsX-like permease family protein codes for the protein MINLAFEAIKERKLRSGLTILMVLVGSALMTTLNGMNAGTTAYVNEQFSKFAANVLIVNPSPFRGPGGGGGTGITFNDQTVNTIKSLSGVKEVVPFFSDSVEISAGGRSRRINLIGIDQSKISSVYPGLQLDEGSFLSKHDSTGIVLGYEVAHPPALSGPFATFGQSVVVKHLRVESSGNIQKTVAESRGFQVKGILAAYGMQTDRAAYISLSAANSLFKRSGKYDGLYVVTADPSINAEVEKRIRDKYGGNIGVISPRAIAQNIQSLLAGISTYIQSIAVVSLVVGAVGIVTTLYTSVTERIKEIGLLKALGFNNPSILMLFLDEAIIIGLIGGTIGIVVGILLANLGLGAMPMFRFGGAAAGMKPIFYPQDLASVWGLSILLSIAAGLYPAWRASKLEPVVALRKE
- a CDS encoding ABC transporter ATP-binding protein, with protein sequence MAVPALALAIAIYGALAGSSSGDYAMAFASALGLASLIGGPTGSELIALLAALRPSPFLMPLLLYSLALLASLAALRPAAPILERPEVQSPVRVDLAVKVVDLTKVYRTGLVEVSALRGVNLEVKRGEFVCIVGPSGCGKSTLLNLLGALDKPSGGKIYIDGIDISRMSDGELAKFRNEKIGFVFQAYNLVSRAKVLQNVELPSIVKGLPRSERARKAKELLEAMGIGSKLHQKPTALSGGEQQRVAIARALMNDPTFILADEPTGNLDSKTGREVWEMLRKANRERNATIIVVTHNLELARESDRIVYLRDGLVEREEVLTGGRR